A part of Helicobacter fennelliae genomic DNA contains:
- the yihA gene encoding ribosome biogenesis GTP-binding protein YihA/YsxC, which yields MIKVKNAKFITSASRITQAPPPILSEVVFMGRSNVGKSTLINTILDSNLAKSSSTPGKTRLINFFETCWEDMQTNQNLTFNIIDLPGIGYAKVSKAEMEQWKKSLWEFITKRSNIKLFIHLIDSRHLGLEIDENLYNVLESFLRNDQNILRVFTKADKLKKNELAKLYQKNGVIMGNKEGEIRPQNGGKNTLRAHIFQAILHTQSPLQNLSQNNLQQSHLQNDSQKKLQDLHQDLPQNKPQIKSQKNSAQEELQNLLCSSLSLS from the coding sequence ATGATCAAAGTCAAAAATGCCAAATTTATCACATCAGCAAGTCGCATCACGCAAGCACCGCCACCGATTTTGAGCGAGGTTGTGTTTATGGGGAGGAGCAATGTTGGCAAAAGCACATTGATTAATACGATTTTAGATTCTAATCTCGCCAAAAGCTCATCGACACCGGGCAAAACAAGGCTTATTAATTTTTTTGAAACTTGTTGGGAAGATATGCAAACCAACCAGAATCTAACTTTTAATATCATCGATTTGCCCGGGATCGGATATGCCAAAGTCAGCAAAGCAGAAATGGAGCAATGGAAAAAAAGCTTGTGGGAATTTATCACCAAGCGAAGCAATATTAAGCTTTTTATTCATTTGATTGATTCAAGGCATTTGGGCTTAGAGATAGATGAGAATCTCTACAATGTGCTTGAGTCATTTTTGCGTAATGATCAAAATATTTTGCGCGTTTTTACCAAGGCTGACAAACTCAAAAAAAACGAACTTGCCAAACTTTATCAAAAAAACGGCGTGATTATGGGAAATAAAGAAGGAGAAATCCGCCCCCAAAATGGAGGCAAAAACACATTGCGAGCGCACATTTTTCAAGCTATTTTGCATACACAAAGCCCTTTGCAAAACCTTTCACAAAATAATCTCCAACAAAGTCATTTGCAAAATGATTCACAAAAAAAATTGCAAGATTTGCACCAAGATTTACCCCAAAATAAGCCACAAATTAAAAGTCAAAAAAATAGCGCGCAAGAAGAGTTACAAAATCTTTTGTGCTCATCTTTATCATTATCTTAG
- the lptA gene encoding lipopolysaccharide transport periplasmic protein LptA, protein MRIFAKMMRFGVSVAFFCSVAFGDELHIDAKKVYTDEKKGTITAEGEVHITKDKDILDADKVIIYSDSNRKPFKFEAIENVRFDLFTQDNRELKGKCDKLIYWIEKEEYHLIGRVEVQEVGKPNFIKGERVVLNRQNGFANVESAKDEPVRVIIDLNDVQKDKSDDLTDNATKSTDTKDTSSTDKEAQ, encoded by the coding sequence ATGAGAATTTTTGCAAAAATGATGAGATTTGGTGTGAGTGTGGCATTTTTTTGCTCTGTGGCTTTTGGTGATGAGCTTCATATCGATGCCAAAAAAGTATATACAGATGAAAAAAAAGGCACAATCACTGCGGAGGGAGAAGTGCATATCACCAAAGACAAAGATATTCTTGATGCAGACAAAGTGATAATTTATTCAGATTCTAACCGCAAACCATTTAAATTTGAGGCAATCGAAAATGTCAGATTTGACTTATTTACGCAGGATAATCGCGAGCTCAAAGGCAAATGTGATAAATTGATTTATTGGATCGAAAAAGAAGAATACCACCTCATCGGCAGGGTAGAAGTCCAAGAAGTTGGCAAGCCAAATTTCATCAAAGGTGAGCGCGTAGTGCTTAATCGCCAAAATGGCTTTGCAAATGTCGAGAGTGCCAAAGATGAGCCTGTGCGCGTGATTATCGACCTTAATGATGTCCAAAAAGATAAGTCAGATGATTTGACAGATAATGCCACAAAAAGCACCGACACAAAAGATACTTCTAGCACAGACAAAGAGGCGCAATGA